A single region of the Acidobacteriota bacterium genome encodes:
- a CDS encoding carbon-nitrogen hydrolase family protein has product MIIALASPRVATSLDDGLERIRRLISEAAAQGAEIVCFPEAYLPGLRGQDFEVFPYDQAQQDRALQAVAQCAREHEMAVILGMERVTDAGRQIAACVLDAHGRVLGYQSKNQLDPTEEPFYVPGETRQIFEVNGVKFGVAICHEGWRYPETVRWAAVRGAKIVFHPQHTGHERAGAALTEWGAAGGPYYEKAMLMRSLENTIYFASVNYALRFQESATSLITPSGKCQAYLPYGREGVLVQAIDLDEATGMLAIRYAPERYREGE; this is encoded by the coding sequence ATGATCATCGCCCTGGCGTCGCCTCGCGTCGCCACGTCGCTCGACGACGGGCTGGAGAGGATCCGCCGCCTCATCTCCGAGGCGGCGGCGCAGGGGGCCGAGATCGTCTGCTTCCCGGAGGCGTATCTCCCGGGGCTTCGGGGACAGGACTTCGAGGTATTCCCCTACGATCAGGCCCAGCAGGATCGAGCGCTCCAGGCCGTCGCGCAGTGCGCGCGCGAGCATGAAATGGCCGTCATCCTCGGGATGGAGCGCGTCACCGACGCGGGCAGGCAGATCGCCGCCTGCGTCCTCGACGCGCACGGCCGGGTCCTGGGATACCAGAGCAAGAACCAGCTCGACCCGACCGAGGAACCGTTCTACGTCCCCGGCGAGACCCGGCAGATCTTCGAGGTCAACGGCGTCAAGTTCGGCGTGGCGATCTGCCACGAGGGGTGGCGCTATCCCGAGACGGTTCGATGGGCTGCGGTGCGCGGGGCGAAGATCGTCTTTCACCCGCAGCACACGGGACACGAGCGGGCGGGCGCGGCCCTGACGGAGTGGGGGGCGGCCGGCGGGCCTTACTACGAGAAGGCGATGTTGATGCGGAGCCTCGAGAACACGATCTACTTCGCCAGCGTCAACTACGCTCTGCGCTTCCAGGAGTCGGCGACGAGCCTCATCACTCCGTCGGGGAAGTGCCAGGCGTATCTCCCCTACGGCCGGGAGGGGGTTCTGGTGCAGGCCATCGATCTGGACGAAGCCACCGGGATGCTGGCGATCCGGTACGCGCCGGAGCGCTACCGCGAAGGGGAGTGA
- a CDS encoding chlorite dismutase family protein — protein MTREFTFIGGGAGPWRVVTLVPVIGAPLDAVQRVDVVNRRLDALPEGSRWILRGVTSHERYVTRAEHAALAAKSPPLGRTAATSAALIPIRKSAEWWGLAQDERRAILEERSAHIETGLAYLPAVARRLHHGRDLGEPFDFITWFEYASADAGAFEELVARLRLTAEWAYVEREIDIRLERDGS, from the coding sequence ATGACGAGGGAGTTCACGTTTATCGGAGGCGGCGCCGGCCCCTGGCGCGTCGTGACGCTCGTGCCCGTGATCGGCGCGCCGCTCGATGCGGTCCAGCGCGTCGACGTCGTCAACCGCCGGCTCGACGCCCTTCCCGAGGGATCCCGTTGGATCCTTCGCGGCGTCACGAGCCACGAGCGCTACGTCACGCGCGCGGAGCACGCGGCGCTCGCGGCCAAGTCTCCCCCTCTCGGCCGGACCGCCGCGACCTCGGCCGCTCTCATCCCGATCCGGAAGTCGGCGGAGTGGTGGGGCCTCGCCCAGGACGAGCGACGGGCGATCCTCGAGGAGCGCTCGGCCCACATCGAGACCGGCCTCGCGTACCTTCCGGCCGTCGCGCGCCGCCTGCATCACGGACGCGATCTCGGCGAGCCCTTCGATTTCATCACCTGGTTCGAGTACGCCTCCGCCGACGCCGGCGCCTTCGAGGAGCTGGTCGCCCGGCTGCGCCTCACCGCCGAGTGGGCGTACGTGGAGCGCGAGATCGACATCCGGCTCGAGCGTGACGGGAGCTGA
- a CDS encoding RNA polymerase sigma factor, whose amino-acid sequence MASTVEALYLSDSRRVLATLIRLLGDFDLAEEALHDAFAEALARWPADGVPASPRAWLVSTGRFKAIDRLRRRARFDTSLAPEAARLREAAGSGAADPEDLEDDRLRLIFTCCHPALPPEAQVALTLREVCGLTTEEIASAFLVKPPAVAQRIVRAKAKIRDAGIPYEVPLLAELPERLEPVLRVLYLVFNEGYFASSGASLVRADLSGEAIRVIRLLVDRLPDPEATGLLALMLLHESRRAARTSASGEMVLLDDQDRSLWNRGLIEEGSKLVSQALASRRVGPYTLQAAIAAVHAEGSDAVSTDWAQIVGLYDLLARLDPSPVVELNRAAAVAMRDGPAAGLALVDAILARGDLADYHLAHAARAELARRAGRTDDARDAYQRALALVRQEPERRFLERRLAGLAGRR is encoded by the coding sequence ATCGCCTCGACGGTCGAGGCGCTCTACCTCTCCGACTCGCGGCGCGTCCTCGCCACCCTCATCCGCCTCCTCGGCGACTTCGATCTCGCGGAGGAGGCGCTTCACGACGCCTTCGCCGAGGCGCTGGCGCGGTGGCCCGCCGACGGAGTCCCGGCGAGCCCGCGCGCGTGGCTCGTCTCGACGGGGCGCTTCAAGGCGATCGATCGCCTGAGGCGCCGCGCCCGATTCGACACGAGCCTCGCCCCGGAGGCGGCCCGCCTGAGGGAAGCCGCCGGTTCCGGCGCCGCAGACCCCGAGGATCTCGAGGACGATCGCCTCCGGCTGATCTTCACCTGCTGCCATCCGGCGCTGCCACCCGAAGCCCAGGTGGCGCTGACGCTCCGTGAGGTCTGCGGCCTCACCACGGAGGAGATCGCCTCCGCGTTCCTCGTGAAGCCGCCGGCGGTGGCGCAGCGCATCGTGCGCGCGAAGGCGAAGATCCGGGACGCCGGAATCCCTTACGAGGTGCCGCTCCTCGCCGAGCTTCCCGAAAGACTCGAGCCCGTGCTCCGCGTCCTCTACCTCGTCTTCAACGAGGGGTACTTCGCCTCGTCGGGGGCGTCGCTGGTGCGCGCCGATCTCTCGGGGGAGGCCATCCGGGTGATCCGCCTTCTCGTCGATCGGCTGCCTGACCCCGAGGCGACCGGCCTCCTCGCGCTGATGCTCCTCCACGAGTCGCGCCGGGCTGCTCGGACGTCGGCGTCGGGAGAGATGGTCCTTCTGGACGACCAGGATCGATCGCTCTGGAACCGGGGGCTCATCGAGGAGGGGTCGAAGCTCGTCTCGCAGGCGCTCGCCTCGCGCCGCGTCGGCCCGTACACCCTCCAGGCGGCGATTGCGGCGGTGCACGCCGAGGGAAGCGATGCCGTCTCCACGGACTGGGCGCAGATCGTCGGCCTCTACGATCTTCTCGCGCGCCTCGACCCCTCCCCCGTCGTCGAGCTGAACCGCGCCGCCGCCGTCGCGATGAGGGACGGGCCCGCCGCCGGGCTCGCTCTCGTCGATGCCATCCTCGCCCGCGGCGACCTCGCCGACTACCACCTGGCCCACGCGGCGCGCGCCGAGCTCGCGCGCCGGGCCGGCCGGACCGACGACGCCCGCGACGCGTACCAGCGCGCTCTCGCCCTCGTCCGGCAGGAGCCCGAGCGCCGGTTCCTCGAGCGGAGGCTGGCCGGACTGGCGGGCCGGAGGTAG
- a CDS encoding antibiotic biosynthesis monooxygenase — protein sequence MKAKPGMEAALRKELLALLPPTRGEKGCLNYDLHEAQGDASSFLFHENWMSEEDLNAHLAAPHIAGFLGRSAALLAGPVEIALFRRVG from the coding sequence ATGAAGGCGAAGCCCGGCATGGAAGCGGCGCTCCGGAAGGAGCTGCTCGCTCTCCTGCCTCCCACGCGAGGGGAGAAGGGGTGCCTCAACTACGATCTTCACGAGGCGCAGGGGGACGCGTCGAGCTTTCTCTTCCACGAGAACTGGATGAGCGAGGAGGACCTGAACGCCCACCTTGCCGCGCCGCACATCGCGGGATTCCTCGGGAGATCGGCGGCGCTCCTCGCCGGGCCGGTCGAGATCGCCCTCTTCAGGCGCGTCGGCTGA
- a CDS encoding DoxX family protein: MTTNRAAPIAYFLLRLVAGLLFFQAGSMKFLGWFGGMPGGPPGGTAPLMTQIGIGGLLEFFGGIAIMLGLFTRPVAFILSGEMAVAYWQFLAPQGAWPIQNHGDSAVLFCFIFLFMAAQGGGPFSLDALIDRLRSKAPGRRAP; encoded by the coding sequence ATGACCACGAACCGCGCCGCACCGATCGCGTACTTCCTGCTCCGGCTCGTGGCGGGGCTCCTCTTCTTCCAGGCGGGCAGCATGAAGTTCCTCGGGTGGTTCGGCGGAATGCCCGGCGGGCCCCCCGGCGGGACGGCGCCGCTGATGACGCAGATCGGCATCGGCGGCCTCCTCGAGTTCTTCGGGGGCATCGCCATCATGCTGGGCCTCTTCACCCGGCCCGTCGCCTTCATCCTCTCCGGCGAGATGGCGGTCGCCTACTGGCAGTTCCTCGCGCCGCAGGGAGCGTGGCCGATCCAGAACCACGGCGACTCCGCGGTGCTCTTCTGCTTCATCTTTCTCTTCATGGCGGCGCAGGGAGGCGGACCCTTCAGCCTCGACGCGCTGATCGACCGCCTTCGATCGAAGGCCCCGGGGCGGCGAGCTCCGTGA
- a CDS encoding ABC transporter permease: MNEPAILTDLRFAIRSLGRSPGFVLISIITLGLGIGANTSAFSILNEVLLRPLPYADVDRLDRIYRTTPQDSRGAVSAADYLDLASQVSGFGEIAAYGPAEMSLAEPGRPAEMVTGARTTTNLFSVLGVEPRLGRSFRPDEAAQGKHRVLVLSHRVWQNRFGGDLGIIGRIVRVDGEPHEIIGVLPAAFNDWRSLGWADVFRPLGLRDDEAHDRSATWLRLVGRRAASVTREQGGGIVAAFGRRLAAEFPEANLGSTWRTLPISTGTGDEKAPAVLTMLIGLSGFVLLIACSNLANLLLARTMARARELAVRAALGASRARLLRPLVVESLLLSLAGGVCAIQVAMWTSDWLAVASVGDNGEAVVLRLDWRVLGWTFAACLFTALAFGVAPALFALRLDLISTLKSGGRGATGDRGHQRFRQFLIVGQFALAMVLLAGAALFGRGLYEANNRRSGWESDHLVTGNMLLPAAAYAGDTAVASFQRAALERLEALPGVASASLSYAMPFFGFAEPRKYLVAGREVPEPGHEPGAVINGVSPHYFETVGTRLLSGRAFDLNDKLDSPKVFVINQAMATGLFPGESPLGKRLARAGGKTVEWGEIVGVVADVQSVYADRVTVTYQLYQPMAQEPRPYGELAVRTSGAAPAGLVDGVRRTIAALDADLPVRQLQPAETTIERANYQDGVLGSMLSFLALLGLGLASLGIYGVIARTMAQRTSEFGIRLALGAQVEDIIRLVLGAGVKLALVGSALGLLGAVGICRVFAAIFPGMQTSSAPVLTGVTLLLMAIALVACYVPARTASRISPTETLRAE, from the coding sequence ATGAACGAGCCCGCCATCCTCACGGACCTCCGCTTCGCGATCCGATCGCTGGGTCGCTCCCCCGGCTTCGTCCTCATCTCCATCATCACGCTCGGCCTCGGCATCGGCGCCAACACGTCGGCGTTCAGCATCCTCAACGAAGTGCTGCTGCGCCCGCTCCCGTACGCCGACGTCGATCGCCTCGATCGCATCTATCGGACCACACCCCAGGACTCCCGGGGCGCCGTCTCGGCGGCCGACTACCTCGATCTCGCCTCGCAGGTGAGCGGCTTCGGCGAGATCGCCGCCTACGGCCCTGCGGAGATGAGCCTCGCGGAGCCCGGCCGTCCCGCCGAGATGGTCACCGGCGCCCGGACCACCACCAACCTCTTTTCGGTCCTGGGCGTCGAGCCCCGGCTCGGCCGATCGTTCCGTCCCGACGAAGCCGCGCAGGGCAAGCACCGCGTCCTCGTGCTCAGCCACAGGGTCTGGCAGAACCGCTTCGGGGGGGACCTCGGGATCATCGGCCGGATCGTGCGCGTCGACGGGGAGCCCCACGAGATCATCGGCGTGCTCCCTGCGGCCTTCAACGACTGGCGGAGCCTCGGGTGGGCCGACGTCTTCCGCCCGCTCGGCCTCCGCGACGACGAAGCCCACGACCGCAGCGCCACGTGGCTCCGCCTCGTCGGCCGGCGCGCTGCGAGCGTCACCCGCGAGCAGGGCGGAGGCATCGTCGCAGCCTTCGGCCGCCGCCTCGCGGCCGAGTTCCCCGAGGCCAACCTCGGAAGCACCTGGCGCACGCTCCCGATCTCCACCGGCACGGGCGATGAGAAGGCCCCGGCCGTTCTCACCATGCTGATCGGCCTCTCCGGGTTCGTTCTGCTCATCGCCTGCTCGAACCTCGCGAACCTCCTGCTCGCGCGGACGATGGCCCGGGCCCGAGAGCTCGCGGTGCGCGCAGCCCTCGGCGCCTCGCGCGCGCGCCTGCTCCGCCCCCTGGTCGTCGAATCCCTCCTGCTGTCCCTCGCCGGCGGCGTCTGCGCGATCCAGGTCGCGATGTGGACCTCCGACTGGCTGGCCGTCGCAAGCGTCGGGGACAACGGCGAGGCGGTCGTCCTCCGCCTCGACTGGCGCGTGCTCGGTTGGACCTTCGCCGCCTGCCTCTTCACCGCCCTCGCCTTCGGCGTCGCCCCCGCGCTCTTCGCCCTGAGGCTCGATCTCATCAGCACGCTCAAGAGCGGAGGGCGGGGCGCCACCGGCGATCGCGGCCACCAGCGGTTCCGCCAGTTCCTGATCGTCGGGCAGTTCGCCCTCGCCATGGTCCTCCTCGCGGGGGCCGCCCTCTTCGGGCGCGGCCTCTACGAGGCGAACAACCGCCGCTCCGGCTGGGAGTCCGATCACCTGGTCACCGGCAACATGCTCCTCCCGGCCGCCGCCTACGCGGGCGATACGGCGGTCGCGAGCTTCCAGCGCGCCGCCCTGGAGCGCCTCGAGGCACTTCCCGGCGTCGCCTCCGCCAGCCTCTCGTACGCCATGCCCTTCTTCGGCTTCGCCGAGCCGCGCAAGTACCTCGTCGCGGGCCGCGAGGTCCCCGAGCCCGGCCACGAGCCCGGCGCCGTCATCAACGGCGTCAGCCCCCACTACTTCGAGACGGTCGGCACGCGCCTCCTCAGCGGACGCGCCTTCGACTTGAACGACAAGCTCGATTCCCCGAAGGTCTTCGTCATCAACCAGGCGATGGCCACGGGTCTCTTCCCCGGCGAGAGCCCTCTCGGCAAGCGCCTCGCCCGGGCCGGCGGCAAGACGGTCGAATGGGGGGAGATCGTCGGCGTCGTCGCCGACGTCCAGTCGGTCTACGCGGATCGCGTCACCGTGACCTACCAGCTATACCAGCCGATGGCCCAGGAGCCCCGCCCCTACGGCGAGCTCGCCGTGCGGACGTCGGGCGCCGCGCCGGCCGGGCTGGTCGACGGCGTTCGAAGGACCATTGCGGCGCTCGACGCCGATCTGCCCGTGCGCCAGCTCCAGCCCGCCGAGACCACCATCGAGAGGGCCAACTACCAGGACGGCGTCCTCGGGAGCATGCTCTCCTTCCTCGCCCTGCTCGGCCTGGGTCTCGCCTCCCTCGGGATTTACGGCGTCATCGCCCGCACGATGGCCCAGCGCACCAGCGAGTTCGGCATCCGCCTCGCGCTCGGGGCGCAGGTGGAGGACATCATCCGCCTCGTGCTCGGGGCGGGAGTGAAACTCGCGCTCGTCGGCTCCGCCCTCGGGCTTCTGGGCGCCGTCGGCATCTGCAGGGTGTTTGCGGCCATCTTCCCCGGGATGCAGACCAGCAGCGCTCCGGTCCTCACCGGCGTCACGCTCCTGCTCATGGCGATCGCCCTGGTCGCCTGCTACGTGCCCGCAAGAACCGCCTCGAGGATCAGCCCCACCGAGACGCTGCGGGCGGAGTAA
- a CDS encoding Type 1 glutamine amidotransferase-like domain-containing protein → MHLYLSSFLLGNDAKALVSLVRRPTALVIANALDHADTPVRESHARGSIEALAGLGFSAAELDLRDYFAAPDRLRSALIDAGLVWVNGGNVFLLRRAMRQSGFDRYIMERRGDDGLVYGGYSAGACVTGPTLRGAHLVDPPDALAAGYTEAAIWEGLGLVPYSIVPHYRSDHEEAGRIDAVVEYLIVNKLPFVALRDGEVVITAAL, encoded by the coding sequence ATGCACCTCTACCTCTCCTCCTTCCTGCTCGGGAACGACGCGAAGGCGCTCGTCTCCCTCGTCCGACGGCCGACCGCCCTGGTGATCGCCAACGCCCTCGACCACGCGGACACCCCCGTGAGGGAGTCCCACGCGCGAGGCTCGATCGAGGCTCTCGCCGGACTCGGCTTCTCCGCCGCGGAGCTTGACCTGCGCGATTACTTCGCCGCCCCCGATCGGCTCCGGTCGGCGCTCATCGACGCGGGTCTCGTCTGGGTCAACGGGGGAAACGTCTTCCTCCTGCGCCGGGCGATGCGTCAGAGCGGCTTCGACCGATACATCATGGAGCGGCGGGGAGATGACGGGCTCGTCTACGGCGGGTACAGTGCCGGGGCGTGCGTGACGGGGCCGACGCTTCGCGGAGCGCACCTCGTGGACCCGCCGGACGCGCTCGCCGCGGGATACACGGAGGCGGCGATCTGGGAGGGGCTGGGCCTGGTCCCGTACAGCATCGTGCCGCACTACAGGTCCGATCACGAGGAGGCGGGCCGGATCGACGCCGTGGTGGAGTACCTCATCGTGAACAAGCTCCCCTTCGTCGCGCTGCGCGACGGAGAGGTCGTCATCACCGCCGCCTTGTGA
- a CDS encoding ABC transporter permease translates to MILQQALANLAANWLRSALTLFGILWGIASFVVLLGIGRGFQSNQQERFQAFGVDMVVVWPGQTSAQAGGRRAGEPVLLTDLDTAMLKASASRVKRISPEVIQWGMNFQYGPRSFSGEVHGIHPDYGVIRSMVLKRGRFIQQADVDESRRVIVIGGELRQNLFSERVPIGEKILVRGVEFTVIGEMEMKNQSSSYSGRDNKKGFIPFTTARAVMARPFLNDFVFQPTSADEHEAAIAEVKQILGRHHDFDPNDKDALSIWDTVDSFKSISNLFASIKVLLGIVGAITLSVGGVGVINIMLVAVKQRVNEIGVRRAIGARRSQIFVQFFVESLIISITGGGGGILAGVGLCRMIAGMNLPQGFAPPSVTPGILIAAAAILVTVTVLAGIIPALRASRTTPLIALRESAATVG, encoded by the coding sequence GTGATATTGCAGCAGGCCCTCGCCAACCTCGCCGCCAACTGGCTGCGGAGCGCCCTCACCCTCTTCGGCATCCTCTGGGGGATCGCCTCGTTCGTCGTTCTCCTCGGCATCGGGCGCGGCTTCCAGAGCAACCAGCAGGAGCGCTTCCAGGCCTTCGGCGTGGACATGGTCGTCGTATGGCCCGGGCAGACGAGCGCGCAGGCGGGCGGGCGCCGCGCGGGCGAGCCGGTCCTCCTCACCGACCTCGACACGGCGATGCTGAAGGCCTCGGCGTCGCGCGTGAAGCGGATCAGCCCCGAGGTGATCCAGTGGGGGATGAACTTCCAGTACGGCCCGCGGTCGTTCTCCGGCGAGGTCCACGGCATCCACCCCGACTACGGCGTCATCCGCAGCATGGTCCTCAAGCGGGGGCGCTTCATCCAGCAGGCCGACGTGGACGAGTCGCGCCGCGTCATCGTCATCGGGGGCGAGCTCCGGCAGAACCTCTTCTCGGAGCGCGTCCCGATCGGCGAGAAGATCCTCGTCCGCGGCGTCGAGTTCACCGTCATCGGCGAGATGGAGATGAAGAACCAGTCGTCGTCCTACAGCGGGCGCGACAACAAGAAGGGGTTCATCCCCTTCACCACGGCGCGCGCCGTGATGGCACGCCCCTTCCTCAACGATTTCGTCTTCCAGCCCACGTCGGCCGACGAGCACGAGGCGGCGATCGCCGAGGTGAAGCAGATCCTGGGCCGGCACCACGACTTCGACCCGAACGACAAGGACGCGCTCTCGATCTGGGACACGGTCGACTCGTTCAAGAGCATCTCGAACCTCTTCGCCTCGATCAAGGTCCTCCTCGGCATCGTGGGCGCCATCACCCTCTCCGTGGGCGGCGTGGGCGTCATCAACATCATGCTCGTCGCGGTCAAGCAGCGGGTCAACGAGATCGGCGTGCGGCGCGCCATCGGCGCGAGGCGCAGCCAGATCTTCGTCCAGTTCTTCGTCGAGTCGCTCATCATCTCGATCACCGGCGGGGGCGGCGGGATCCTCGCGGGGGTCGGGCTGTGCCGGATGATCGCCGGGATGAACCTGCCGCAGGGGTTCGCCCCGCCGTCGGTGACGCCGGGGATCCTGATCGCAGCCGCCGCCATTCTCGTGACCGTGACCGTCCTCGCGGGGATCATCCCGGCGCTCCGCGCGTCGAGGACGACGCCGCTGATCGCGCTGCGCGAATCGGCCGCGACGGTCGGATAG
- a CDS encoding uracil-DNA glycosylase family protein: MSLRALLERVRACRLCEEHLPLGPRPVLQAGPAAPILIASQAPGRRVHASGKPFDDPSGDRLRAWLGVDREAFYDPKRFAIIPMGFCYPGTGRSGDLPPRPECAPAWRGDLLREMKGLELTLAVGRYAQEYHFPDHEGSLTDLVKEWRRHWPARLPLPHPSPRNNLWLRTNPWFERDVVPELRLRVSRLLSIRAPSVRPTGMQG; this comes from the coding sequence ATGAGCCTGAGGGCGCTCCTCGAGCGCGTCCGCGCGTGCCGCCTCTGCGAGGAGCACCTTCCGCTCGGCCCTCGCCCGGTCCTCCAGGCCGGCCCCGCCGCGCCGATCCTCATCGCGTCGCAGGCGCCGGGAAGGCGCGTCCACGCGTCGGGGAAGCCCTTCGACGACCCGAGCGGCGACCGGCTGCGCGCGTGGCTGGGCGTCGACCGCGAGGCCTTCTACGATCCGAAGAGGTTCGCCATCATCCCGATGGGCTTCTGTTACCCCGGCACCGGCCGGAGCGGCGACCTCCCTCCGAGGCCCGAGTGCGCCCCGGCGTGGCGGGGCGATCTCCTGCGGGAGATGAAGGGGCTGGAGCTCACGCTCGCCGTCGGGCGGTACGCGCAGGAGTACCACTTCCCCGACCACGAGGGATCTCTGACAGACCTGGTGAAGGAGTGGCGCCGCCACTGGCCGGCGCGCCTCCCCCTCCCCCACCCCAGCCCGCGCAACAACCTCTGGCTGCGGACGAACCCCTGGTTCGAGCGCGACGTCGTCCCCGAGCTGCGGCTCAGGGTGAGCCGGCTCCTGTCGATCCGAGCCCCTTCCGTTCGACCAACGGGCATGCAAGGCTGA
- a CDS encoding YciI family protein, which translates to MKYLCLIYHNETVWSALPKDEMERTMGEYRALRDDTRKSGHFVDGNRLHNVDAASTVRVRNGKLMTTDGPFAETKEQLGGYFLFEARDLNEAIHLASRIPGARTGCVEVRPVAEPPATA; encoded by the coding sequence ATGAAATACCTTTGCCTGATCTACCACAACGAGACGGTGTGGTCGGCTCTCCCGAAGGACGAGATGGAGCGGACGATGGGCGAGTACCGAGCGCTCCGCGACGACACGAGGAAGAGCGGCCATTTCGTCGACGGAAACCGGCTCCACAACGTCGACGCCGCGAGCACCGTGCGCGTGCGGAACGGGAAGCTCATGACGACGGACGGCCCCTTCGCCGAGACGAAGGAGCAGCTCGGCGGCTACTTCCTCTTCGAGGCGCGCGACCTGAACGAGGCGATCCATCTCGCCTCGAGGATACCCGGCGCCCGCACGGGGTGCGTCGAGGTCCGGCCGGTGGCCGAGCCTCCCGCGACGGCGTGA
- a CDS encoding cupin domain-containing protein: protein MSIHDDGYSVLLPEAQSWRPSNIMKISNTDLMKTLGGADRLGGRLWRLPAYSANTWHRHVDSWELYFLLEGVGRMRIGNTTVTVPRYGSVLVAPQMLRQVFNDTPDDALWLIVAAPQEAQTGAEPDLSRFYPEDPKTLPPELAGRVWPPR from the coding sequence ATGTCGATTCACGATGACGGCTACTCGGTCCTGCTCCCGGAGGCGCAGAGCTGGCGCCCCTCGAACATCATGAAGATCTCCAACACCGACCTGATGAAAACCCTCGGGGGAGCCGATCGGCTCGGAGGTCGGCTATGGCGCCTTCCGGCCTACTCCGCGAACACCTGGCACAGGCATGTCGACTCGTGGGAGCTCTACTTCCTGCTCGAGGGAGTCGGGCGGATGCGCATCGGGAACACGACCGTCACCGTCCCCCGTTACGGCAGCGTCCTCGTGGCCCCGCAGATGCTGCGCCAGGTCTTCAACGACACTCCGGATGACGCGCTCTGGCTGATCGTGGCGGCGCCCCAGGAGGCGCAGACCGGCGCCGAGCCGGATCTCTCCCGCTTCTACCCGGAGGATCCGAAGACCCTTCCTCCCGAGCTCGCCGGAAGAGTGTGGCCGCCACGGTGA
- a CDS encoding extradiol dioxygenase, with the protein MIIGAHSIIYSKDPESDRAFLRDVLEFPHVDVGEGWLIFGLPPAEVAVHPSDENDVHELYLMCDDVQKFVASMAKSGVACEPVAAMGWGMLTKLTLPGGGRIGVYQPRHARPKPVIP; encoded by the coding sequence ATGATCATCGGCGCGCACTCCATCATCTACAGCAAGGATCCGGAATCCGATCGCGCGTTCCTGCGCGACGTCCTCGAGTTCCCGCACGTCGACGTCGGCGAAGGGTGGCTGATCTTCGGGCTGCCGCCGGCCGAGGTCGCCGTGCACCCGTCGGACGAGAACGACGTCCACGAGCTCTACCTGATGTGCGACGACGTCCAGAAGTTCGTCGCCTCGATGGCGAAGTCGGGGGTCGCCTGCGAGCCCGTCGCGGCGATGGGGTGGGGGATGCTCACGAAGCTGACGCTCCCCGGAGGCGGCAGGATCGGCGTCTACCAGCCCCGCCACGCGCGCCCGAAACCGGTGATCCCGTGA
- a CDS encoding GrpB family protein yields MTSLEAPIEIVPYDASWPARFAEESQILRRALAAWLAGPIEHIGSTAVPGLAAKPVIDIMAGVRTLDGSRPAIAAATGLGYCHFPYQVDLEHWFCKPSPAFRTHHLHLIPVGAPQWARPLAFRDYLRAHPDVAAEYESLKRDLARKHHLDREAYTQAKGPFIDRVTARALAMGLGSSGPTPKR; encoded by the coding sequence ATGACCTCGCTCGAGGCGCCGATCGAGATCGTTCCCTACGACGCGTCGTGGCCGGCGCGGTTCGCCGAAGAGTCTCAGATCCTCCGTCGGGCCCTGGCGGCATGGCTCGCGGGTCCGATCGAGCACATCGGCAGCACGGCCGTGCCCGGCCTCGCGGCGAAACCCGTGATCGACATCATGGCCGGCGTGCGGACGCTCGACGGGTCGCGCCCGGCGATCGCCGCGGCGACCGGGCTGGGCTACTGCCACTTCCCCTACCAGGTCGATCTGGAGCACTGGTTCTGCAAGCCGTCGCCGGCCTTCCGAACCCATCACCTGCATCTGATCCCGGTGGGCGCGCCGCAGTGGGCCCGCCCGCTGGCGTTTCGCGACTACCTGCGCGCTCACCCGGATGTCGCTGCCGAGTACGAGTCGCTGAAGCGGGATCTGGCGCGGAAGCATCACCTCGATCGCGAGGCGTACACTCAGGCGAAGGGCCCGTTCATCGACCGCGTCACGGCCCGGGCGCTGGCGATGGGGTTGGGCTCGTCCGGTCCGACTCCCAAGCGCTGA
- a CDS encoding BlaI/MecI/CopY family transcriptional regulator, with product MDILFRRGRATAAEVLKDLPDPPSYSAVRAMLSLLEGKGYAAHEWDGPRHVYHPTADPGKAQRSAAKHLLRTFFGNSMESAVAAMLGASDKPLTDEECRRLEALIATARRKGGRR from the coding sequence ATGGACATCCTCTTCCGCCGCGGGCGCGCTACCGCGGCCGAGGTCCTCAAAGACCTCCCCGACCCGCCGAGCTACTCCGCGGTGCGGGCCATGCTGAGCCTTCTCGAAGGGAAGGGGTACGCCGCCCACGAGTGGGACGGCCCCCGTCACGTCTACCACCCGACGGCCGACCCCGGGAAGGCGCAGCGCTCGGCCGCGAAGCACCTGCTCCGCACGTTCTTCGGAAACTCGATGGAGTCCGCCGTCGCCGCCATGCTCGGCGCCTCGGACAAGCCGCTCACCGACGAGGAATGCCGCCGCCTGGAGGCGCTCATCGCCACCGCACGACGGAAGGGAGGCCGCCGATGA